The Populus nigra chromosome 4, ddPopNigr1.1, whole genome shotgun sequence genome contains the following window.
CACTGATTTTGATCGActaattacattattatttaATCATACAACACCATCATGTTTAACCACTTTGGGTGAAAGagttaattaatgttttaaaactaccaTTACACGCAATTGGTACAAGATAATACTGGTGTTCACCAATCCGATACCTCCAAGTGatttcaacatcaatatcattataattccaCTAAAGTCCATGATAAatgatttctttcatttttgcaTATGACATGCCTAAATTACTATTTAACAACAAACTGTTCTCACCATTGTATGTTATATTACTGTTCATATCATGAACAATAGTGTCACCATAATGACACAACTTAAATATGTTACAAgatattctattaaaaaaaattagattttgattaATTGGATGTAATTGTAACTAAATTGCATTATGCTAACATTGTTCACATCATTCATATCAAATAcaatcaaattttcaaaatctaaCATTAAAGCAAATTCACcataaattaaacataattcatgATATTTAAATGCTCAAATGCattaaatcaaacacaaattaatataattaagaaaataataaatttatcaacTTATCAACAATTTAACGAAACATTTACTTCATCATAATTTTACTATGATCAAGCTCTCGTCCATGAAATCATCAAGCATAGTTAATTACATTATTAGTTGATTCCACCAATACACGTAAaatttgtaatttgaaaaacttaacatcaattaaacacaacacataattaattaaaaaacttattttataattaatttaacttattttcatgttcaatTATATCAAATCAACTCTAATTGATTATATTCTTAACTAATTTCATATTAATTCAACAAGCCTTAAATTCATCATAAACTCTAAATTCAACCTaaacaatcattttatttcaacaaaataaaacataaatttatagTAATTTAGTATATTTACCTTGCTTGTAGGACTAGAAAAAAAGTTGGGGTGGTTCGcgcaacaataataataaatagatctATTAATTTTGCTCATAAAAACATCCAATGATGCTTAAAGACCTCTAACaggtttgattttttgttattttaagggTTAAATAAAGGTGTTTGATGGGTTTTGTAAAGAGAAAGTGAGGGCATCGGTTGGTTCAAGAGAGAGAACAGCGACCTTGTGTTTGTTCTGTGTTCTTTAATATAAgtttagattttaattgataatgCGCATCTCAAAcatgatatctattttttttcgaTTCTAAAGTGCgagatttttttgatataacgtattaaaaatatgatctttcatctttatttttttaaaacagtacTATACTCATAAAATTTTACATTCACTatcttaattttacaaaataaaaaattcaaagttgaAAGAGGAGAGTGGGGAGGAAGAGTCCCCACAACTCGCTGTCCCCGCTGCTGGACAAAACTGCGAAATAATGCTATTGGGACCTTTCAAACCAGACAACTCCCtcttcccttcttcttcttcttcttcttcctcctcctctctctctctctctctctctctctgctaaACCCTCACCAACTCTCAACTCTTTTCACTTGTTACTCTAATTTACATCTTTCTAGCTGACTCGAgtggttttaatttttctaccctttgtttgattttaagttttacCCATCTTGATTAATTCTTCTTGGGCTCCATTTCTATAACTACTACTGCTACTGCTAGTAGCTAAGttactttctttctcttttcctgTAGAGAATTTAATATCATTCTATATAAGAGTTTCACCAGCAGCAGAACACAAaggaatatattaatttttgagGTTGTGTACATGGGGTCTCTCTTTCTGCTTCTTGGGGGTTACATTTATTACTATCGTTTTGTTAGAATCACAATGGAATGTTGGTGAGGAAGTGagaggtagagagagagagagagagagagagagaatttaatttcttgcaacAACTACTGCTCATCAATGGAGAGGCTCGAAGGACCCATTAATCCTTGTGTATGTTACTcttgttcattttctttttttcactctttCTTTCCTAGAGTACCTTAACTAGAATCAAAGAAATGGACTTGCATTTACTTATCCAAATGCTTGCATTTAATGCATTgcattatttttctagaaatgCTAACGTTTACTGCACTGTTTCCTCCACTTTAACATTCTATTTCCTTTCTTCGTTTGTTTCACTTTCTCTATTGAAACTGAACACCCATCAAATCCATGAAAGTTGGTTTTATCCACACCTCCTCAGAAGGTTAGGTGTAACACCCCAACCAAGAGTTTCCCTCGTTGCCTTTCTTTCTCtcaagattctttttttttttcttattaagttATGGTTTTCTTCTTGCAGTTCTTAGGGGAGCATAACTTGGATTTGGAATGCTTAGACCAACGATTTATCAATACAGAAAGCTTAAGATTTGGAGAAGAAAGACCATACTTTTCAAGCCCAATCTTTGATGAAAAAATGCCTTTTCTTCAAATGCTTCAAACAGTAGAAACCCCACCCACTTTTCCCTTCAAAGAACCCTGCTTTCAGACACTACTCAAACTCCAACACCTCAAAAAACCATGGAATATGAACAATTATTACATGCCTGAAACAGAAAGCCAAGTTCAACCACCGGAGCTTGAAAGTTGTGTCACCCATGACATATTTGATTTACACTCACCAGTCAAATCTGAAACCAGAGAACTCCCAAACCCACATTCAAATTCCTCCCTCGAAGGTGTAAGTCCTGAGCCCGCTGAACCCTATTCAGGCTCCTTAATTCCATTGGGTACTCAACCACAAACCGTACCTAATATTAAGACCCAGTTCTCCAAATCCACTACAATAACCAccagagaaagaagaaagagaaagcgTACAAGGCCAACcaagaacaaagaagaagtAGAGAGCCAACGCATGAACCACATTGCTGTTGAACGCAAACGTCGTCGCCTAATGAACGACCATCTTAACTCTCTCCGTTCTTTCATGCCACCCTCTTATGTTCAAAGGGTAATGTTAAAATTACTAATATTAATTACTATCTACATTTTCAGTTTgcaattattgttattattactcTCAAGAATTCAATTTTAGACTCAAGTATTCAAAatcctttgtttccttttccaCTCTTTGCATCCACGACTCATTTTTATATCTTGTAGACTTGAAAGTGACGGtgtctttcttttgttgttgaATAAAACAGGGTGATCAGGCATCTATAATAGGAGGTGCAATAGACTTTGTGAAGGAACTAGAGCAGCTTCTTCAATCTCTTGAAGcacaaaaaagaatgaaagaaatagAAGCAGGCTCCACCATCGGCATTTCATCCAACCAATACTTTACTTCGCCCCCACAAAGTGACAATCTGGCGGAGAAAGGAGGCAAATGTGAAGAGAAAAGAACAGTGAAGAAGAAGTCGGAGGCGGCGGAGATAGAGGTAACTGCTGTACAAAACCATGTAAATTTGAAGATAAAGTGTCAAAGAAGTCTTGGGCAGTTGGTGAGAGCTATTGTTGCATTGGAGGAACTTAGCCTTACAGTTTTGCACCTTAACATTAGTTCTTCCCAAGCAACAATTCTTTACTCTTTCAATCTTAAGGTAATACTACTTTGTTCCCTTAGTTAATTCATAGTTTCTTCTTTcaggtcaaatattttttactatcatgtcagttttttttttttttttatgggttttattATGGTGTTGTAATGACAGTTAGAGGATGATTGTGAGCTGGGATCCACAGATGAGGTAGCAGCAGCAGTTCATCAAATATTCAGCAGTTTCAACGGCTAGCTGATTGGTCTGTATGGTAGGGGTGCTACTTGGCAAGAGAGACAGCAATTTTACAGCTGAATTTATAGGATTATTACAGTACTGCCATCTTCTTAATTTATGGAAAACAGGAAAATGTAATTTTGGCTTTATGAGGATGGTAGATGAGGAGCAGACTAGGCAGAAGGGCACGACCATTTGTCTCCATTCTAAGCTCTTACTTTTAGTACCACAGAGAGGACTGCTGCCAGTACACAGAAGTGCACAGGAGCAGATGATGTTTATTGCTTAACCTGCTGAAAGAGTTTGCCTCgctctgtcttttttttttttttttaggaggtTGTGGGGATAAGAGTTGCTTAGATGAAGGGTTGCGTGGAAGGGCAACGCTGGGAGTTAGGGGCATATAGAACAGAAGTAACTAGACCTGAAATCGGGATCAAATCCTTCTACAAAATAGCTAATTTAATAGTTCATTATCGTTTGCATTGGTGTGGATGTAATTTTCACTTgggttctattttatttttttagcatctcCATAGCTGGTTGTTGCGaggcaaattattttttttaagaaaaaaaaatgcaaacattagtaacatgttttgtagtttaaaaaaataataattgcaaATTGAAATCTTAATATGtgtctaataaaataaatttatacttATGTGtaccaataaatattttaaaaaatattaatctatttAAAGATTAAGTTGGGAAGTTAAAAGACAAAcacaaattaagatatttttttagttgacaacatttaaattataaaggcaagttttaaataaaaaataatattctaataatataaaagcTAATGTATTTGAAGAATATAAGAATATTCCATTGCATGACTTTTTGATGGTgcatcatttatttatatttttgttgaaatgGATAGACAATGCAtcacctatttatttttttaataaaacaaatgacaCGTTATCCATAGGTTGTATTCCAACCACTTCAAGTGACCGAAAAATCCAATCCTTACACTTCAGACTTCAAAGGAAGAAAATTCattatcaatgttttttttctctttaaaaaacacCACATAACCCTTAATAAAACCAATTTCTAACCTCAAAATAACCTTCAATCAATCTAAAAAGCAAAAATCATCccaagttaaaataatttttgagcaCCAATCTATTTTTCTAGCAACATAAGGGGTTAAAAATACCTAAATAAAacgttttttataaaataaaatttagtaacATCAAAATCGATCCTTTTTATTAATAGAATGAGAATAACCAATAACTCTTtatcctttttcttatttttcatcgACTCTCTttccttataaaataaaaaaattgaaatataaaataaataaagtgtgGGATTGAAATATcacaattttaataaacaagaaaaaataaaataaataatcaaacttAATTCTTAATGAGTGTAACAGAGAAGAATGAAATAAGCAAAAATTGTGGTGACTGgattaaaaaatgcttttaaggACAAGAAATAAATGGGGAAGCATTTTCCCAATTCGTAATGCTTTGTGTATCGATATCAAAGTTTTTGCCacctctttaatttttgtttctttaattgtaattgtaacATTAATAGTAATAATCTAATATCTCATTATGAGAATTACAAATgatgtatttctttttatattgacTTTCAAATGTCCGTACGTGTAGAAATGATTTATAGAGTTGCTATGGCACTTGCTTTTTCGTACCCTCCTTTTCGACGATGTTGGCTTCAGGATTTATTAGAATTTATGTAATGAATCTGATCaagtttcttttatataaaaaataatattcaaataataataatactttttaaaaaaacaagaaaaatatagatGGGATTATtgaattaacaaaatttaataaaattgaataatttaataacataattaaaaaaaatatctcttgtAAATAAAGCTCATTTGATTAGTATTGATGACAATCACTTGCATGCTAAATATAAGATAAAGCTGTTAATTGGAATTGTTTATGACATAGATAATAGAGTTTATTTGTtatgttttgttattattaatgaagAGATTAACAATAAATTAGAGATGCTTTTAAATTTGCTTTGTCAGTATATAGTTAGCGATCACTCCTAGTTATATATTACATCAAATAGATACACGATGATTAAGAAGTCAATGACACAAATGTTTCTCTAGTCTGTTAGGTATCATTGATATTGTTAACAACACTTTACCAGTAACTTTAgcactatattaaaaaaaaatattatcttgaaaaatatatttcatatgaTGTGTATAAATCCTTCAAAACAGGAGTTAgataatttatataatgatcTAAATGAGACGAGTGACGTGATCAAAAAATGATTAGAAGTTGAACTTGAAGAAAAATGAACACTTTCATATGATTTTAGTGGTCTTGATTATAGAAATATAATGCTTAAGTTGTTAGaggtttttaataatatattgaaaagtGTTTATGGCTTACCTTTAATCgctataatgcaaataattttttttaattgtaataaaaattttgtttaatgaaTAGATGTTGTTGAAGAATTTCTAACACGTGATGTATTATAGCCTCCAGCTATCTTAACTAAATTACTTGCATATGGTAATAACTAGAACATATATGATAAGTGTTTTAATCTTACAAATGTGTTATTTTAGGTTAAGACAATCCTAATAGATAATGTTATAAGAGAAGTCAAGGAAACAATTACCATTAATAATGTAAGTTGCAATGGTAAATGACAAATGTATCATTGATCATATTCACATCTCATTGTATGttgcattttataaaatattgacCACGTGCAATTTATTGATCATTTCTTCCCTAACGGGTCgtataaacataaatatattctttaCTTTTAACCTTTACATAACACACCACTACGATCTAAAGATATAAGTCTATCTATATAAGGAGATCTACTCGTCTGCATAACGAGATGAATGATAGAGAGGCAAACTCATAAACAAATATGGCACATATTGTCAAAGGGATCATATGAAGAAAACATGTCAAAATAGACAATATATGTTAATAACTgcatttgtttgaaattattaaCATATGTTATTGTTATATAGTCacctaatttaaaatttaattgtattaCAATACTAGGAACTCTTTCTTATAGGATCTCAAGCTAGATATTGTTTGAACTAGAGTAGGTTCATCTGCTTCTATTAACGCCGACTAACATGACCACTTAATTATGCAGCTAGGTTTAGATGACATGTGAGTTTTGTACATGCAGGACCAGTATTGCTATGAAGATATTTGGAATAGAAAGGTCAGTtgacttgactttttttttttaacatgaccATTTAATTATGCAGTTATGTCTAGATGAAATGTCAGTTTTGTACATGCAGGACCAATATTGCTATGAAGATATTTGGAATGGAAATGTCAGtcaacttgactttttttttattaaaaaaactaaaatttaactaacaatattgtttaaataattatgtataAATTGCTTGATTTTAGCAGCAGTGATCCTATGATACCTTGTCATCATGCCATTATAGATTTGTATGAGCGTGTTCGCCTGTATGttatcaacaataatttttatgagaTGAGTCAGCTACATAGCTACATCTTGACCCTAGATTGATTGCAACACTGGTTGAGCGATGAAGGTGTGAGATCGAGACATTCCACCTGTATAATGGTGAGATGGTACCCACATTGCAGGAAATTGTCATGTTAATTGGCCTTCTGATAAATAGAGTCTCAATAACAGGATGCAAAAGGTCGGttgataaaaatgatttatgtaGTTGTCTACTAAGACGCGTGTCTTTGGCTAATGCTTATAAAGGTGACAACACAAAATGATGTGGTTGGATACTAATTGTAAGACCCCCTAGTTAATGTGATAGAGGATTGGTTTTGTATGCTTGAGCATACATAATGCATATGTTTGGGGGGCTTATTTTCATGAGTACTACAAGTAATCCAATGCCAATGTTTATTCTAACAATACTAGAGGACTTTTGAACCATTCTTAACCACAGCTAGAGGGCTatgattgtgtgtgtgtgtgtgtttatatatatatatatatatatatatatatatatatatatatatatactagtaACTATATAAAGCATGTCTGAAGAAGATGGGATAAATAGTTGGGTGtctaatatttttcaagatataatttttcaGCGAAGAATTTACTTTGTTTGTTAgaattaatttcatttcaaatacTAACTTAGAattgtaaatataaattaatatagctCTAGTCATGGGTGCATATTCATATTGATCGTCCATAGAATTGGAGGAATAATATGTTTGACGCGACACCCAGAGGAAACTCTTTATAGGATATAAGTAataatgaattttaataaattttgaataacatgttatttatataaactaaatgcaaaaaaatatactaaCTTTATGGCTTGTCATGTCAAATAATGTGGGGCTACATATTTCACTTTAAATCTCATTAATATCCACAAGTTTTACTGGGATTAGTTGAATGTGTAACAACTTTACCATGTAtgagttaaaaatttattcattatttatttggttgttaattttttagtttgattttttttctaatatatctCTTCATATCTTAATAGGTTATATAAATGTCATATAGTAATGATTTGATATTATCAGCTTTACATGTATGTTAGGAGGGAAAAGTTTTATGGTTAGCATAAGTcatgttgtaacccatttttggatccccataaataaatatataataaaaaaaaagtcagaacggtgtcgttttgaacgacactgttcctcttttttcttcctctagACGTGTATGCAGAACAGGGGAagctttttcttcctttcttttgttgtgcCTCTCTCTCTTGTCGCCTGCCTTGCCAAGACCGAGGGAGCCGCGCCTCTCCAGCCACGCCCActggccgaccacccgccgcgcGCCTGCCAGAAAACGGGGGAGCCGCACCTCGACAGTAGCAACCAATGGTCGACTAGCCGCCGCTCTTCTGCTCCCCACGTGCAACAGCAACCCGCTCCCCCTTCACCTATAAATACTGCCCTTGGCAGCTGCACCAGGGGGGGTCTTTTAGGAGGGAAAAACGggaaaaacagaggaagagaggaaACGAGATAGGAAAAGAAGGGGAGAAAACGAGGAAGCTCTGAAATAGAACAAATACACCAACACTGCGAACACCATTGATTTGTTACCTTCACCTTCTCACCTCCTCTGAACCGCTGATAGAAGGAAACACtagagagaggaaagaaagcaaaaaacagAAGGGAGGGAGCTGCTGCAGAGAGGAAAGAACAGCTGCTGTCACCGGGCTTCCTCGGCCACCGACCATTGTCACAGCCAGCCGCCGCGACATCAACGCCACCAGGAGCACAAACA
Protein-coding sequences here:
- the LOC133691438 gene encoding transcription factor bHLH67-like isoform X1 produces the protein MERLEGPINPCFLGEHNLDLECLDQRFINTESLRFGEERPYFSSPIFDEKMPFLQMLQTVETPPTFPFKEPCFQTLLKLQHLKKPWNMNNYYMPETESQVQPPELESCVTHDIFDLHSPVKSETRELPNPHSNSSLEGVSPEPAEPYSGSLIPLGTQPQTVPNIKTQFSKSTTITTRERRKRKRTRPTKNKEEVESQRMNHIAVERKRRRLMNDHLNSLRSFMPPSYVQRGDQASIIGGAIDFVKELEQLLQSLEAQKRMKEIEAGSTIGISSNQYFTSPPQSDNLAEKGGKCEEKRTVKKKSEAAEIEVTAVQNHVNLKIKCQRSLGQLVRAIVALEELSLTVLHLNISSSQATILYSFNLKLEDDCELGSTDEVAAAVHQIFSSFNG
- the LOC133691438 gene encoding transcription factor bHLH70-like isoform X2 — encoded protein: MPFLQMLQTVETPPTFPFKEPCFQTLLKLQHLKKPWNMNNYYMPETESQVQPPELESCVTHDIFDLHSPVKSETRELPNPHSNSSLEGVSPEPAEPYSGSLIPLGTQPQTVPNIKTQFSKSTTITTRERRKRKRTRPTKNKEEVESQRMNHIAVERKRRRLMNDHLNSLRSFMPPSYVQRGDQASIIGGAIDFVKELEQLLQSLEAQKRMKEIEAGSTIGISSNQYFTSPPQSDNLAEKGGKCEEKRTVKKKSEAAEIEVTAVQNHVNLKIKCQRSLGQLVRAIVALEELSLTVLHLNISSSQATILYSFNLKLEDDCELGSTDEVAAAVHQIFSSFNG